A single Anatilimnocola floriformis DNA region contains:
- the tadA gene encoding tRNA adenosine(34) deaminase TadA, translating to MIDLPTDFGDFEEELPELPISHERFMRMALAEAEQALAENEVPVGAIIVQGSRVIASAHNQREQLKDPTAHAEMIAITQAAESLGDWRLEGCTLYVTLEPCIMCSGGILQSRIPQVVYGATDPKAGAVNTLYHLLSDTRLNHRCQIIPGIMAPPCGEILSRFFQAQRRLGKK from the coding sequence ATGATCGATCTGCCCACTGACTTTGGCGACTTCGAGGAAGAACTGCCCGAACTGCCGATCAGCCACGAACGCTTCATGCGGATGGCCCTCGCCGAAGCGGAACAAGCCCTCGCCGAAAACGAAGTCCCCGTCGGCGCGATCATCGTGCAAGGCTCGCGCGTCATCGCCTCGGCCCACAACCAGCGCGAACAACTCAAAGATCCCACCGCCCACGCCGAGATGATCGCCATCACCCAAGCGGCAGAATCGCTAGGCGATTGGCGGCTCGAAGGTTGCACGCTCTACGTCACGCTCGAACCCTGCATCATGTGCAGCGGCGGCATCCTGCAGTCGCGCATTCCGCAGGTCGTTTACGGCGCGACCGATCCCAAAGCCGGCGCGGTCAACACGCTCTATCACCTGCTGAGCGACACGCGACTGAATCACCGCTGCCAAATCATCCCCGGCATTATGGCTCCGCCCTGCGGCGAGATCCTGTCGCGGTTCTTTCAGGCACAGCGGCGGTTGGGGAAGAAGTAA
- a CDS encoding type II toxin-antitoxin system PemK/MazF family toxin has protein sequence MRVARGQIVLVDFPFSDGTGSKVRPAVVVQSDSLNQRIDDTILASISRSTHRASATQILVDLATADGQATGLRQNSMIQCENLLTYDQNLIVTAIGQLPATLMTRVEAALRIALEI, from the coding sequence ATGAGAGTTGCGCGCGGACAAATCGTGCTGGTCGATTTTCCCTTCAGCGATGGCACGGGAAGCAAGGTTCGCCCCGCAGTCGTCGTACAGAGCGATTCTTTGAATCAGCGCATCGACGATACTATTCTGGCCTCGATCAGCCGTTCGACGCATCGCGCTTCGGCAACCCAAATCCTCGTCGACTTGGCGACAGCGGACGGACAAGCTACGGGGCTGCGGCAAAACTCAATGATTCAATGCGAAAATCTGCTGACCTATGATCAGAACCTGATTGTCACCGCCATCGGCCAGTTGCCTGCAACATTGATGACTCGCGTAGAAGCAGCCCTCCGCATCGCCTTGGAAATCTAA
- a CDS encoding DUF1559 domain-containing protein, with protein MQRATIRPNRPMGFTLVELLVVIAIIGVLVALLLPAVQAARESARRMQCSNNVKQLVLASHNLHDTYLVFPPAGAAGNAWNGRVSREGPFKGLAGSWFFHILPFIEQSNLYNGAVGAGGGMDSTYNGKLVYNYQLKAYRCPSDRSPGLQRNYGNPAGPDATHALSNYGANYLAFGDPMTGTQEGASKMATFTDGTSNLVFIGERYSWYGTTPLSCLWANSENRWSPQICRAPGSSNSTTAGYAPCPKFQVAVIYTVANDSTSGGQSSHPGVMNIGMGDGSVRGINGSIAATTWAYLCDPQDGNPIPGDF; from the coding sequence ATGCAACGGGCGACGATCCGGCCTAACAGGCCGATGGGGTTTACGTTGGTTGAGTTGCTGGTGGTGATTGCCATCATCGGCGTACTCGTGGCTCTCTTGCTTCCTGCCGTGCAGGCCGCCCGCGAATCGGCTCGCCGCATGCAATGCAGCAACAACGTGAAGCAACTCGTGCTCGCTTCGCACAATTTGCACGACACCTATCTCGTGTTTCCGCCGGCTGGTGCTGCCGGCAATGCTTGGAACGGCCGCGTTTCTCGTGAAGGTCCGTTCAAGGGACTGGCCGGTTCGTGGTTCTTTCACATCCTGCCATTTATCGAGCAGAGCAACTTGTACAACGGTGCGGTTGGCGCGGGCGGCGGCATGGATAGCACCTACAACGGTAAGCTCGTTTACAACTATCAGCTGAAGGCCTATCGTTGCCCATCCGATCGCAGCCCTGGTTTGCAGCGCAACTATGGCAATCCCGCCGGCCCCGATGCAACTCACGCGTTGAGCAATTACGGCGCGAACTATCTGGCTTTCGGCGATCCGATGACTGGTACGCAAGAAGGCGCCTCGAAGATGGCGACCTTCACCGATGGCACTTCGAATCTGGTCTTCATTGGAGAACGCTACAGCTGGTACGGCACCACTCCGCTGTCGTGCTTGTGGGCCAATTCCGAAAATCGCTGGAGCCCGCAGATCTGCCGCGCTCCCGGCTCGAGCAACAGCACGACGGCCGGCTATGCCCCGTGCCCGAAGTTCCAAGTGGCCGTCATTTACACGGTGGCCAACGACTCCACTTCAGGCGGCCAATCGTCGCATCCGGGCGTGATGAACATCGGCATGGGCGATGGCAGCGTGCGTGGCATTAACGGCTCGATCGCCGCCACCACTTGGGCCTACCTGTGCGATCCGCAGGATGGCAATCCGATTCCTGGCGACTTCTAA
- a CDS encoding DUF1559 domain-containing protein → MRFAASPRTFAHRPRLAARAFTLVELLVVIAIIGALVALLLPAVQAAREAARRSQCTNNLKQVALSSHNFHDTFGRFPAGTLGTLPTLPATGVDLDNDQCIGAIASLLPYIEQQGAANMIHRKLGYDQRESFWANDSSTLDAARMKTKVLVCPSTNPYEHQADNTIVMQYPVETQPAGPSPTAIVYFQYAMPDPAGRTLGRTNYVGCGGLGADIPGWENYRGVFYNRSNTRMSDITDGNSNTLLFGEAIGGKPTPSASSRQYGFTWMGVGYLANYQGLRGKSWSSFSSEHPRVVLFALADGSVRPVSMGIDLYNYFDAASIADGRLTKLDP, encoded by the coding sequence ATGCGATTTGCTGCCAGTCCCCGAACCTTTGCGCATCGACCGCGACTGGCAGCTCGCGCTTTCACCCTGGTTGAACTCCTGGTGGTGATTGCCATCATCGGCGCCCTGGTCGCACTCTTGCTGCCGGCAGTCCAAGCCGCCCGCGAAGCCGCCCGCCGTTCGCAGTGCACCAATAACCTGAAACAAGTCGCCCTTAGCTCGCACAATTTTCACGATACCTTCGGCAGGTTTCCGGCAGGCACGCTCGGCACACTCCCCACGCTCCCGGCCACGGGCGTTGATCTGGACAACGATCAATGCATTGGGGCCATCGCGTCGTTGCTCCCTTACATCGAGCAACAAGGCGCGGCGAATATGATTCATCGCAAGCTCGGTTACGACCAACGTGAGTCCTTCTGGGCCAATGATTCTTCGACCCTCGACGCAGCCCGCATGAAGACCAAGGTGCTCGTCTGCCCTTCGACCAATCCCTACGAACATCAGGCCGACAACACGATCGTGATGCAGTATCCGGTCGAAACGCAGCCCGCCGGTCCTTCGCCAACTGCCATCGTCTATTTCCAATACGCGATGCCTGATCCGGCCGGTCGAACGTTGGGCCGTACCAATTACGTCGGCTGCGGCGGCCTCGGCGCTGATATCCCTGGCTGGGAAAACTATCGCGGCGTTTTTTATAATCGCAGCAATACGCGCATGAGCGACATCACCGACGGCAACAGCAACACGCTGCTGTTCGGCGAAGCCATCGGCGGCAAACCGACTCCCAGCGCCAGCTCGCGGCAATACGGTTTCACTTGGATGGGCGTGGGATATCTGGCCAACTACCAAGGCCTGCGCGGCAAGTCGTGGAGCAGCTTCAGCTCGGAGCATCCCCGCGTGGTGCTGTTTGCATTAGCCGACGGCTCGGTGCGGCCGGTCAGTATGGGCATCGATCTCTACAACTACTTCGACGCCGCGAGCATCGCCGACGGCAGACTCACCAAGCTCGATCCTTGA